A stretch of the Malus sylvestris chromosome 10, drMalSylv7.2, whole genome shotgun sequence genome encodes the following:
- the LOC126587923 gene encoding thioredoxin O2, mitochondrial-like: MARNSGVAMARQLLGDRSKFCAALLHRHNLPSSFFQTLASSIPTSPPPPPTATPSTSKPFSNSLHHSPNPRFLQLRPLSSPSGSSNIVVIKSEDEYSSAISKAKDGAEPALFYFTAVWCGPCRFISPVIGELSEQYPHVTTYKIDIDEEGLTNTLGKLNISSVPTFQFFQDGKKVAEVVGADVARLRDTFAKLYKQE; the protein is encoded by the exons ATGGCAAGGAATTCAGGTGTAGCCATGGCACGGCAATTGCTCGGCGATCGTAGCAAGTTCTGCGCTGCGCTTCTTCATCGTCACAACCTTCCTTCCAGTTTTTTCCAAACCCTGGCTTCTTCAATCCCCACCTCACCACCTCCGCCGCCCACAGCAACCCCTTCCACCTCCAAACCCTTCTCCAATTCCCTCCACCACTCCCCAAACCCTCGCTTTCTGCAGCTCCGACCTCTCTCCTCGCCCTCAG GTTCCTCAAACATTGTTGTCATTAAGTCAGAGGATGAATACAGCAGCGCAATCAGCAAAGCTAAGG ACGGAGCTGAGCCAGCACTTTTCTACTTCACTGCAGTCTGGTGCGGGCCTT GCAGGTTCATATCTCCGGTCATTGGAGAGTTGAGCGAGCAATACCCACATGTAACAACATATAAGATTGACATCGACGAG GAAGGACTTACAAACACTTTGGGCAAGTTGAATATTTCCTCTGTG CCTACATTCCAGTTCTTTCAAGATGGAAAGAAGGTGGCTGAAGTTGTTGGTGCTGATGTTGCTCGCTTGAGAGACACTTTTGCAAAACTCTACAA GCAGGAATGA